The region GTGCAGAGGACTGTCATCTCCCCCTCGCATGGCTGGTGTTGTCAAACACATTTGCGCTAACAATTCTATCTGCTTCTGGAGCCTAGGCTTTTTGATGGAGTCATATAAAAAGGGGTGTGGAATTGGGACGAGATAGTTTTTCCACAATGCAGTTTTCCAGTCGGTGGTCCTGAGAAGAACAAGCAAATCCCACATGAAAGCCGTGAGGGAGAATCTTGTCCACAATTGGTGGAGGAAGCAAGAGGGAAGCCTGCCTCTCGTGAGTGTCTCAGTACCATGCTTTGCTTCATCATCCCTCTGAATATGAAGTTCCTTGGTGAAAATCATCTAAGGTTTCCCATGATAAAAACCCAAGTCCTGGGAGATGTCTGCAAGTTGTTCTTTTTTCAATCCCCAGCAGGAGTTCTGTTAAATAAAGCTCACTGTGACTTGCTTGCAAGGCTGtaaatatctgcaaatatatcagaacataaatgaattttcaccagaagagaaaactgaaagcatttaaaaaataagaagagaatgcaTTTGCCTTTGGCCACATAGCACATGTCTGAGAAGATCTGCACAATCAGATGACACTGGTTCCCGGTGGACAGAGATCTGGGCTGCTGGGAAAGAGGTGGAAGGAGGACTCGCCACTGTACTTTCCGTGTTTACAATGGACTGTGAATCATGCGAAGGTCTTACTTGTGTGAGATAGTACATTAAAACCATCGAAAAGGTAAAAAACGTATTTAACAGGAGGGTGATGTTCCAAGAAACGCGAAGGAGGAATTTCTGGTCTTGGACGTGGAGGCCGCAGGGCCTTTCTTTGATGGCATGGGCCTTTCCAACaacgggggcctggctggggtctgcagggcctccacacacagccctggggacGCACGGGCTGCTCCCTGAAGCGCGATGGGCACAGTGCCCCGAACAGGCCGCGGCTGCACAGACATCCCCATTTCAAACGCAGGGCCGCCCGTGGCCATGAGTACCTGTGTGCTCATCAGAGCACCTGTTCCCATGGGTTCAGAAAGCCTAGCCTCTGTGGAAGTCAGTGACGGGCAGTAGGAAGCAGTGGGGCCCTGGCCGCAAACTAGGTGGATGGTCACAGAATGAAAGTAGCGGGAACATCAGCTAGGACCTTGGTGCTGTGAGGCGGAAAAACGATTTGTAAGCGGCCAAGAGAGGCACCCACCGAGGGTGTGGCGCTGGAAGCTGGAAGAGCACCTGTGCTCTTGCCCACCTGCCAGAGTGCCCGTGGAATGTCTCCCCCTCCCTCGTGCCCCCAGcccgcctgccctctgcccctcccccactgcagagtGTCTTGGGCCCCTACATTCTAGGCCTGTTTACATTCAAACTTGCCCTGGCTGAGTGGGATCCTGAGCAGTTGGTGGAGGAGGCTGCTCTCTGGTCCTGGACTCGGTTCCCCAGGTGGAACGGCCAAGCGGCTGCGGTCGGATCTCAGCCTGTGGTGATGACTTCAGGAGGAGGTAAGGCCTGAAGGCTGGGTGGCAGTGTTTCAGGGGCCACCGCCCACCGGTCCCTGGGATTCAAATGTGACTGTTATCCGGGCACAGTGGTTAGACCGTCAAGGGGGCAgagagctctgggccccagggtaTCTCACCTGCTTGGTGGGGGGGTGCTCTGGAAAGCTGAGGAagccctggggaggtggcttCTGGAGGTGGGTCAGGTGACCCAAGGGAAGCgccctgagcagggagaagggaccGCCGCCCACACGCTGCTACTTTCTAGAAAGGAGACACGCCGTGGACCCTGCGTTTGGGGAGGCTGTAGTGGCCGCATAGAGTGGAGGGTGTCCCGGGAAAGCCCAGCCCTGAGTCACCCTCCGGGGCACAGTGCTTGCCCCACGATGTCATCCCAAGGGATCTGAACTGCACTTTACCAGACCCCACAGTGCGCTAGGAGAGGTAGAGAGACTTGGCCTGAGCCAGAAAATTGTCCAGGGGCCCTATCTATGGCCAAGTCTGCAGGCACATGTTCTCTCCACGAGCAAGGCCACAGCGTCCCCTGGCTGCCGGAGCCCTGACCTCCCGCAATCCCTCCAGCCAGAGCTCTTCTCCTCTGGGCAGTGGGCTGTTGTTGGGCTCAACGGGGACACGGCAGCTGGGTGACGCCAGCAGGATAGGGCTTGGGTTCCTGAGTCATCCTGAATCCTTCTCCCTGTGAGGAGACTCAGTTCTGCAGAGCCACTTCCTCCTGTCCAGTGTCTCACAGACTTGAGCTTTGCGTTTCACCTTTGAGATGAGGCGTTTGCTTGTGTGCGAGTCACTAACCCAGGGATGATAGTGGACGTGGAGTATGGTTGCCTGTCCCTTGGGACATCTACACGTGCTGATTCCTTTCCAAAGCGGAGGGATCCTCCCCtgactgccctctgctctccattGCCAGCCCTTTCCCAGGCTCTGCAGCCCACACTGGTTGTCGAGTGACAGAATTCAGGGCACACGAGACCTCCTCCACTGACCCTCTCCTGGGAATGGAGCTCCTGAGCGGTGGCAGGGACCCTGGCCCATGTTAAGGGTGTGCTGTGGGTGGTTCTGGATGGGTTATGTCAGTCAGGGTCCCGGGGCCTTTCCTGTGCAGAGGGACATTTCAAGTGCGTTCGTGTGCTGTGTCAGGCAAGAAAGAGAGGGATTTATGTGGGCACGGGCACCGCAAAGCAGAGGGGCGTGGGCCCCGGTGTTTTAGACACTGCCGGGTCTCAAGGCCCCAGGGCCCGGACCATACCTCGGGGATGAGTGCCCTGCGGCTCACGGGCTGTGGTCGGGGTCGTCCCCGCAGGCAGGTGTCTGCAAGTCTTGTGTGGAGAGAGCCATGAGGCCAGGGTCTGGTGGCACAAAcgcagcacctgctgggaggtcTCTTCTTGGCAGAGTGGGCCGGGAACCCGGGTGGGGCAGACATTTCCAGGGGAACGGTCTCAGCTGGTCGGGGCCTGACTGTCCCCTGCGGACAGCTGTGCCCTGCCCGGTTCCACCAGCAGACCGGCCCCTGAGTCCCGGGCACCCTTCCCAGGACAGATCCTCTCAGCACCTCTCCTGTCTTGACAGCGTTTCCAGTGCCGGGCCCGCAGGGGACCGTCAACCTTGGCAGCTTCGCGTCATCTTTCACAGTGCTGCCGTCAGCCCCTCCCGTCCTCAGCCCGCCACACTGGGCCCCCTGGCAGCAGCACCCACCGAACCTCCTGGGCCCAGTGTTGCCCCCAGGAAGCACCCTGGTGCTGCCGGCTTTCCCCAGCACGCCGTTGGTGGCAGGACAGGCCAGCTGTGGCTCAGGCTGGCCTGGGGCCTGCAACATCACTGTGCACGTCTGGCCGGAACAGAGGCCCGTGCAGGCTCCCCTGCCTCAGACCTTTGTCGTGACTCGGGCCCCTctccatgggagcactcctggggccctctgtgggggtgctgtgtgtcctgtgcccCAGTTCCTGGCGGCCTCGGGAGGGAAGACCATCCTGCCCgcccctcctgcctggagcacccAGGCTAGCGATGGACGCTGGTCCCTGCACCGTCCACCTCGAGCTGCAgtgccagctgcccagctggcctcTGGCGAGCTCCCAGCGATGGCCAGGCCTCGTCCACCTGGGGCTGCTAGGAACAGCGGCCCGGCCTGCTCGCAGCCCACCGCCTCACCCGGGAACGCCTGCCACCGCACCAGCGTGAACAAAAAGTTCCGGCACTGGCAGCACTGCAAGCCCCTGGCCCGCAGGCACCTGCCCCAGACTCCCGATGCGGAGGCACTGTCCTGCTTCCTCATGTGAGTGTCGTCCAACGGGGAAGCCACGGTGTCCAGCCTGGATCAAGGGCCGTGTCGTCCTCGCTCTGACCGGGCTGGTTGTCGGGAGGCGGTCACTTCTGGTGGTGACATCCTTTAGGCCGCATCTCGCGGGCGGCCCCTGTGAGCCAGCCGGCCTCTGGCCGCAATGCTCACCACAGGCTCGCTGCGGGCTCACAGTGGGGCCCCTGGCCGGCAGGCCCAGGGTTGGAGGCTGCGCTCTCAGGGCTCTGTCCCCTTTTAACACGGGGCTGAGGGGATGATGCCTGGGCATCCCTTCAGGGAGGCGggggaccccagggcccaggagacagctctctgcccaacTGCCCTCCTGGGTGCAGGGTCCAGGCCGGGAGAGGCGGGGGGACTGGTGCAGGGGGGGCGGCACACTCGGAGCCCAGAGCGGGGCAGCCCCACCATGGCCGGGCCCCTCCTGACACACCACTCCACTGCATTCAGAGGCCTGCAGAGCACGCGCCTTGGGCTGTCCAGGCAGGGTGTCTGACGGCGTGGCCTGTGCTCGCCCATTGGACGCCTGCCGTTGTTAGCCGTAAAGGGCCAATTTGAGGAGCAGCCCCGCTCTCCAGGCCACAGTGGGCAGCTGCGGTGTGAGGGCACGGGCGGCCGCAGTCCGTGGCGGAGGCTTGTGGAGTCAGGCGGCACCACAGTGGCCCGGAAGGCTGGCCTCTACCGCCGAGACCCTGCCGGTCTCCTCCTGGGCTTAGTCCTCCGTGCTGGGGATGCAGGCTCCAcagtgtgaggtggggtgggcaggttcCGGGCTGCAGATGGTGACTGACCGCAGTGGGCAAATTACAGCCCATTGCTTCGGACCCTGGCCCGCCAGAACCCCACCATGACCCGGGAGGAGGTCCTGCAGCGGGGCGTGCAGGAGTGGCATTGTCTAAGCAAGTCAGAGCGCAGCATCTACTATGTGATGGCGGGAAGGTGAGTCAGGGCCCCGGGCCAAGGGCTGGATGAAGACCTGTACCCCTCTGGAAGCACGCCCCCCACTTTGGGAGGCTGGCTACTCTtttcccctgccccagagccccacctgGCCAGACGCTGACCTTTTCTGTCTAGACATGAAGGTCTCATGACATTGGGGGGTGGGGTTCAGACTCGGGCCCTGGGGCTGTACATGGGGTCGGGTgccccaggcagcctgcctccccaccacGGCCAGGGCCATGACACCCCATGACCTAGCCGTCTGACCTCTCCATTGACTGCTTCCCTGCCTGGGCCCGGGAGGCCTCCTCCTCAAGGGGCcgtgcctcccctgccccaggttCATGGAGTTCGAGGCCGAGGAGGCGAGACACTGTCAGAACGCACAGTGGATGAAGGCGGCGCAGGGCGTACCTCCTCCAGCACCCCTCAGGCCTGTTGCTCGGGTGCCCTCAACCCCAGAGCGGGGCCAGAAGCGAGGTATGCCACCGTGTTCCCCCGGAGCCaaaggccagaggcagtgggagCCTGGGAAGGCCGCGGTCCCCAACACGGTCCTCCTCATCCCGGGGGCATTGGGCAGTGACCTCGATGCCACCAGTAGCGTGGGGTCTCCCTTGGACCCGACGGGAATGGGCCAGGTTTAGGACATGGCCACCCCCCTTGCCCTGGTCAGAGACCCACAGAGGGTGCtggaaggggctgggggctgggaggagggcgggCCTCCTTCCCGCCACCCCAGCATGAAGCCCTCAGAGGCCCTGTGTCCACTTCCACATCTTGGTGCCTGCGGACCAGCTGGCCATGACCCCCCACGGGAATGTCCCCGAGCTCTGTACTCCCTGAGCACGCTCAGGGCTGGGGAGGTGCGGCCGGGCCACCCACactccttccctgcaccctcctcAGCACGCATCCGCGAGAAGGCCGGCGCCATGGCCCAGCTCGCCACCGCCCAGCCACCGCGATGCCGGCGGAGCCCGCACACCGAGGCGCCGACGGAGATCCCCCTCGAGGCCGTGACAGAGTTCCTGGAGAtcatggaggggctgctggggcccGGCGGCCCAGCTCAGGGGCTGCCCGGCGGAGAACGTGGGGAAGATAGCTCCAAGCCGCCACAGGGAGAGGGGGGCCTCTATCCAGACCCGGGTCTCCTGACCTACATCAATGAGCTTTGTGCCCAGGAAGACTTTCTCAACAAGGTAGGCTGGCCCTGGCCCGGGTGCTACAGGATTTCGGGGAGCGGCACTCCTACCACCCAGGTCGGGGTGGTGCCCAGGCAGCTGGAATTGAGTTGTTTCTTATTCCTGAGCTCtggcgtgtgcgtgtgtgtgtgtgtgtgtgtgtgtgtgtgtgtgtgtgtgtgcatatgtagctgtgtatatgtgtgtgtgtgtctgcgtgttgTACAGGGGTAACCCAGGTAAGCCAGGGTTGTGCGGGGTGTTGGTGTGcgtgcttgtgtgtgtgcataggtacCGGTATATATACTTGTGTGGCTGTGCATATGTTTGCGTGCACGTCTCGTGTGGGGTGTGTGGCATGCACACATATACGTGTGTATAtgttgtgcgtgtgcatgtgtgcctgtggtCGGGGACCGTGACCACGTCTTTCCAACAGCCCCTTGttgtggaggctggggctggtctcTGCTTTTCCGTCGCCCTCCGGGTCCTCTGGATGCCCAGGGGATTCCCTCCAAGGATGCTCACAGCCTCTTCCTTCTGGGCCAGGTGGACGCAGTGCTGCACCCACGCTTCCTGGCGGAGTTGCCCTGCCCGGAAGCCCAGCTGGATCTCTTGGCCCTCGCTGAGGAGCTgcagcaggaggaaggactgtccttggcacaggtgagctgggaaagggaaggaaacaggtgaGCCTGGAGAGGGGCACCCCGGGTGTGCCAGGGCAGGGGAGCCCAGGACAGGATTCCTTCCTGACCGTCCCCCTGCGTTGCATGGCAGAAGtggcagggagggcctctctgagggtgggggccgggcaggagtacggcagggagaggatgtggggagccggggaggagagggaggacgCAGGCCGGGGCACCAAGCTGGAGGGTGAGGTTGGCAGGAGAGCCGCAGCGGCTGTCGTTGGCGTGGCACCGCCTCCCCCTCTCGGGCCGCCTCACGGTGCCCACCCTCCTCGCAGCTGGAGCAGAAGCGACTCCTGGAACTGAAGCAGGAGGAGGGTGTGCGGGGCCCCCCGAGTCACGGCACACCCCGAGCGGACTCAAGGCCTTCTGGCCCTGTGGCCAGCCAGGATCCCCAGAGGCACAGCCACGGCCCCCAGGTAGGGGCCAGCGACCAAGCCTTCCCACCAGAGGCTGGTTGCGGGCAGCGCCAGGCGCACAGCCGAGGAGATGCTGGTGTGTCCGGGCCCAAAGCCTTCGCTGCCTCTCCAGGACGCCAGGAGCCCCCTCCCATGAAGCCTGGCTGGcggccccctgccccccaggctTGGTGCCACACTtcccccagcctggggcccagaCTCGCCACTGCTCCGGGAGAGACCTGTCCTGCTCGGGAGCCCCTGGGGCCCACGGGCAGGCCCAGTGAGAGCGAGGAggagctccccagcctggccttcctcctggcctctcaGCACACGCTGCCATCCTGGGGACTGCCCCAGAGTCCTACTCCGGGCTCAGACCTCCTCCGCCGTGGAGTACCCCAGGCCCGCTCTCCCCACAAGCcgggcctcagccccgctggccctccagctggcaagGCCAGCAGTCGGGCCCCGCgtgcaggcccagcccctgctgggaagACACCCCTGCCAGGGGCCATCCTCAGGGTCGCTGGGGCTCCAGCGttggctctggggctgggccgcccctcccagccccagaagagaaggggggaccCTTTCATCACAGGGAAGGGTAGGAAGCGGCCCTGCAGCCAGGAGGGAGGAGCCGGCCCTCCAGGGCAGCTTCGGGCTCCTCCACATCCCAGTCCTGatcctggctgctgtgggacagggagggaggggtgggagaggcggGAGGGCGGGTCCCCTGGGGGTGGCTGGTTGGGGTTGGGATAAGAGGGTGGTGGGAAAGGTGTGGGGCGGTGGGGGGGGTTCAGCCCATTTGGGCCTTGtatgcaaatgcaaataaagccTGTTTTGTCACGAAATGCTCTGGGTCTCTGCCCCTGGTGGCATCTGGGCTTCTCCATGGGAAGGGGCGCAGAAAGCAAGAAGGTCCCGGGCTCCGGGACCCAAGGCGATGATGTCCCCGTTCCCCCTCCACATTCATGTGCATTCTCCAGATGGCTCCCGAGAGCCCACCACCCCCATAAAtcccccgccccacccctgctCTCCTGGAGGCCGCTTTTGGGAGTCCCCAGGACACAGCGTCATCACAGGACCCCAGTCGTCTAAGGATGGCCGCTGCTTTGGCCCTGTGCCCTCTGCAGCACCAGCCCACTTTCTGGACAGAGCCTGCAGACAGCCGTTGTCCAGAGGGGGCCCTCCCTTTCTCGCTGAAGCAGGCTGGGGCACTGGGGGATGCTCAGGCATCAGGGTCTCCTGGTGGgctgagcagagaggaaaggcatgTCATGAGGGGACAGGCTCCACAACTGACGTAGAAGGCCCATCCTCCGGCCTTGGTGGGCGAATAAAATGTGTGGGCTGGTGGACAGTCCCTCTTCCCTCAGCACAGAGAGCGTATCGGGCTGGGAAGGAGAATCGGGGCACTCAGAAAGGAGattgggcgggggcgggggcaccTTGTCTCTCTGGAGCATTTCTGTGCAGGAGCGTCTTCTCCACTGAGGTAGGAGGCCCCATGTAGCTGTGGCCTGAGAGGCTGGCCTCGGGGCCTTTGCATTTCAACGATGCCCACACTGCTGTCACATCGCCTCCCCCCAGGGCTGGACCCTCAGTGAGTAGGTGTGGATGTTGCTTGGTTTTGAGTGTCTTCCTACTAAGGCAACACAACTGATGCACACAAGCACATGAGGGCTGCAGGGGCTCCAGTCTCAGTCCTGCACCCAGGGCTGGGAGAATGGGGGTCCAGGCAGGTCCTCCTTGGTCTGTGACCCAGACCACATGGCACAGCAGTGTACAACCTTGCTCACAAGAGTGAGGTGAGCACAGAATGAGGGGCAAGAGCTGACGGTGGATGCCCTGTCTTCCCTCCTGGCCAATACCGCCTCTCCAGGTTCTGAGTTCTGATTCCCTCCTGGCCCTGTGGGTCCTCCGGCCATGTGTCCCACAGTGGGGCCCTGCTCCATTGGGACCCACAGGTGGCCTGGCCTTCTGCTTGAAGCTGTGCAAAGTGAGGGctacccctccccacctcccacaggcccCACGGGTCAGCCTCTGACCTTGCCATCTGCCTCCCTCACCTGCCCAGGCCCAGGCGGCAGCGCCAAGGACTGGTCCACATGTGTCCCCTCGTGGCCACTCTGCTGGTCCCTCCCTGGGAAGCCCCATGTGGCAGGCTGGGGGAACTGAAACAAGGTGGGTGAGCATTTGCATGCTGTCTTGGAAAGGACAGAGGGAGGTCCACTGGGACCAATAGTGAAATGTCTAAATTCTCATCATGACCAAGTTTATTAGAGAAAAACAGAGCACACTTGACATTTGCTGGAACGGTGTACAAGGGGTGACTCCGGGAGGCATTGGTCGGAGGTGAAGCAGATTCTTTGCGAACGGCCAGGTCCCTGTCTCCCCTCCTGGTCACGATGCTCCTCCAGCAGGTGCTGTGCCTCCTGTAACTTGTAGGCTCCCCACAGAGATCAGGAGGGGTCCCACGTCACCCGTCGCTCTGTGAATACAGTGGGCTCAGACGGGTGTGGATCCCGGTGCAGGTCCAGCACTCGAAGCTGGAGCCCCAGGGCTGGCACCACGTGGCCTGGCTTCAGTCCTCCTCCTACCTTGCCAGAGTCAGCCCCTGAGAGGCCGTGGAGTCCTGGGGAAATCCCAGTAACCCAGAGCCAGCCTGGGCCTTCCAGCTCCTCCAGGAGGCACTGCACCTGTTGGATGATCCTGTTGACCTGGAGGGGTGAGGGGACACATCCGTTCTCATAGATTCTACTCCACTTTCCACCATGCCACCCAGAATCACACCTTGTACACCGTCCCTGCAATCTTCACCTCTGCTTTTTTCCTCTGTAATAAACAAGTCGGCTACCTTGGAAATTTCAGCACCCTTATCTTGGCCCAATACCTTTCCCTGTTTAACCACGTCTTTTTTCAGTTATTCCTCTGGCATGCATTCCAAAGGTCCCTTCGAGGAGCCTCTGTAGAGCATTTAGTCCCATGTTCTGTGTGCTTCTATGCAAACCGAACTGTGACATAGTTCCTGGCCACCTCCCCATTTCACACTGGCTCACAAGAAGGTAATTGATTCAAGTATTTTGACAAGAACTCATGAATACCTAAGTGTGCTTGGAATTCTGCAGTGATTGGAAGATAAAACAATGAAATGGTAGCTCCCCAGAATCAGAGCTTACAAGTGAGTTGTGCAAACAATTAGTAAAACGCTGCATGCTGAGCATGTAGTCACTATGAATGAGGGTCTCAGTCATGTGCCAAAAACAAACTCCATTTTATTATCAGAAGGCACCTTGATCGTGTTCTCTCCCATCTTCCTGGGCACGCTATTTTTAAACCCATTTCAGGGAATTCAGTATGTGGCCCAGATGCTCTCTATTCCCTGCACACAGAGTCACTCCCTCTGTTCATCTCTGAGGGATGTTTGGATCACTTTTGTGCCACCCACCAGGCCTGCCATGTGGACACAATGCACCCAAAGGAGCCCATGCTGTGGGAATCCCAGGGCAacctgctctctgctctctttcTCTTCATTTGCACCAGATATCAGAGGTGGGGGCCTCTGGCAGCTCCCCAACTCTCCCAAGAGACTGAAATTAGATAAGGAGACAGTCTCCATTTTATTTGTGAGGCATCACTTGTAATGCCTCCTCTTTCATGTTTGATTTTAGTGATTTTTGCCTTCTCCTATCTTCTTAATTAGTCTAGCTAAGGGTCTGTTGAATTTGCTTATCATTCAAAAACCCATCACTtagttgatttttctattgtttttatattctctaCTTGGTTTATTTCTgtcctaattttttaaatgcattttttattgaagtatagctaatatacaatattatattggtttcaagtatacaacacagtgattcagtagttacacacattattaaatcctcaccccaactggtgcagttactatctgtcaacataggaagatgttacagaatcattgagtatattctccatgctgcacttccacctGATGACCAACTTATTATGATTGAGACTTTTCTGTTTTATCCCACTCACCCACTCACCAAcctaccccaaaccctcccccatggtaaccagtaTTCACCTCTCACTgtctgagtccactgctgtttagttttgtttggttttgagattccacataaaagtgaaattacatggtatttctttttctccaccccttttatttcacttagcataataccctctaggtctatccttgttgtcagaaatggcagaatgcttttctttttcaggactgaataacattccatcatGTCTaggtaccccatcttctttatccattcatccatgacAGAcactggttgtttccatatcttggctattttaaataatgtagcaataaacatagaggtgcatacaTCTTTCAAAATcagagactttgttttctttgggtaaattcctagaactggagtCAGTGGGTTGTATGgtgcttctatttttaattttttgaggaacctccatactgctttttatagtggctgcaccaatttacattcccagcaatgtGGTAAGGTTCCTTcatcacatcctcaccaacacttgttatttcttgccattTAAGTAGtgtccattctaactggtgtgaggtgatataactggtgtgtgattttgatttgcacttccctgatgattagtgatgtggagcatctctttatgtgcctgttggcattgtatttcttctttggaaaaaaatgtctgttcaggtcctctgtccattttttactcagattattatttatttattttggtgttgagtcccatgagttctttatatattttggatgttaaccccttatccaataaatcatttatgaatttattccCACATACTGtaggtttcatttttgttttgttgacactGTCTATTGCTCTACAgacatttttaatttgatgtagtctcagtttttcattttttcttttggttccattgcccaaggagatacatccaaaaaaattgctcatgcttatgttcaagagattttggcctacgttttcttctaacggttttatggttttaggtcttatatttaggtctttaatgcatttcgagtttacttttgtgtgtgaagttagacagtaatccaatttcattctcttgcatgtagctgcctaGTTTTCCTAACATCTTTTCCCAATTGCATATTCAAGCCTCCTTCATCATATGTTTCATATATGCATGGCTTTATTtccaggctctctattctgttccattgatttatgtttctggccttgtgccagtaccatacagttctgattattatatatttgtagtatagcttgaagtcagggggcATAATattcccagttttgttctttctcaagttgCTTTAGCTATACAGGGTCTTCTGTGggtccatattaattttaggattatttcctctagttcattgaaaaatggcattgatattttgatagggattgcactgaatctttaAATTGCTTTTGGACAGattggtcattttgacaatattaattctttccatacataagcacaggatagatttccatttatttgtgtcctctgtaatttctttcatcagtgtcttatagttttcagagtgccattcttttatcttcttggttgggtttatttaattaggtattttattattttaatacagttgtaaatggaattgttttcctgatttctttccatTAGCTTGTTggaatataggaatgcaacagtttCTGTATACTGACtttatcctgcacctttgctgaattgagttattagttctaatagtttttaggttgagtcttcagggttttctatatgtacaatcatgttatctgcaaaaagtgacagtttaacttttttgtgtgtgtcatctcattttttcttgataagtctgggtaggggtttgtttattttgttcatcttctcaaagaaccagcagttggtttcattcattcaattatattgttttatttttctctattttatttatttctgttcttatctttattatgtccctccttctagtaatgttgggtttcatttgttgtctttctagtttctttagttgtgaatttagagtgtttatttgggattgtttatttcctgaggtaggcctatattgctatatacttccctcctagaactgcttttgcagtgtCTCACAAATTTAGGActgttgcatttttgttttcattcatcttcATGTATtgcctgatttcttctttgatttgttcattgatgcattgattacttagaagcatattgtttgtgttttcttcaagtaatttatttctaatttcataccattttgatctggaaagatgcttgatacaatttcaaactttctaatttattgaggctctgtttgtgtcctaatatgtgatctattttggagaatgtttcaGTGAatgtgagaaaaatgtgtatcctgtagcTTTTGAATGGAATGTTCTCTATATCCTGTTAAATCCAGGTGACCTAATATATTGT is a window of Manis pentadactyla isolate mManPen7 chromosome 3, mManPen7.hap1, whole genome shotgun sequence DNA encoding:
- the LOC130683100 gene encoding NUT family member 2G-like gives rise to the protein MLTTGSLRAHSGAPGRQAQGHSGQLRCEGTGGRSPWRRLVESGGTTVARKAGLYRRDPAGLLLGLVLRAGDAGSTVPLLRTLARQNPTMTREEVLQRGVQEWHCLSKSERSIYYVMAGRFMEFEAEEARHCQNAQWMKAAQGVPPPAPLRPVARVPSTPERGQKRARIREKAGAMAQLATAQPPRCRRSPHTEAPTEIPLEAVTEFLEIMEGLLGPGGPAQGLPGGERGEDSSKPPQGEGGLYPDPGLLTYINELCAQEDFLNKVDAVLHPRFLAELPCPEAQLDLLALAEELQQEEGLSLAQLEQKRLLELKQEEGVRGPPSHGTPRADSRPSGPVASQDPQRHSHGPQVGASDQAFPPEAGCGQRQAHSRGDAGVSGPKAFAASPGRQEPPPMKPGWRPPAPQAWCHTSPSLGPRLATAPGETCPAREPLGPTGRPSESEEELPSLAFLLASQHTLPSWGLPQSPTPGSDLLRRGVPQARSPHKPGLSPAGPPAGKASSRAPRAGPAPAGKTPLPGAILRVAGAPALALGLGRPSQPQKRRGDPFITGKGRKRPCSQEGGAGPPGQLRAPPHPSPDPGCCGTGREGWERREGGSPGGGWLGLG